The DNA region TGGTCATTGGTCACTCACCCGCGCCCCAACGCATGCGCCGCCCTCTCCGTTTGCGCCCACGCCCGAATGAAAAACACCATCAAGAACCCCCTCCATGAGCCGATACTCATAAACACCTCCCTTACCCACCAGCTTTCACTCTCAACGCCCCTCACCTCCTACCGTCATGCGCTCCCTTCCCTCCCTCCTCTTATCCCTCACGATCGCATTCGGCACCACCCTCACCGCCCAGACCCCCGCTACCGATCGTATCGCGGCCAAATCCGTCCGTAATACCGCCCCCGTTTATCCCTACGAGTTGCTCGTCCAAGGCAAAGAAGGCAGCGCCGAGATCCAGTTCACCATCGAGTACTCCGGCAAAGCCATCCTCGCCTCCGTCGTCAGCGCCACCGACCCCGCCTTCGCCAAAGCCCTCCTCGCCGACATCGAGGCCAACGAATTCCTCCCCCCCCGTGTCAACGGCCAGCCCAAGCTCGCCCAGGCCCAGCTCCGCTACAGCTTCAACAGCACCGCCGGCCTGGACCCCGCCGCCCGCCTGATCCTCACCGAGCTCCGCAAGCCCATGCCCGGCATCCCCCACGCCGACCTCCTCGATAAAAAACCCGTCCCCGCCCGCCAGGACCAGCCCGTTTACCCGTATTCGCTTCTCAGCGACGGCGTCTCCGGCAAAGCGGAAATCGAAGTCGTCATCGACCGCACCGGCCGCGTCCTCTTCCCCCGCATCGTCTCCGCCACCAACGACGACATCGGCTACGCCGCCGCCGCCGCCGTCACCCGCTGGCGCTACCTGCCCGGCCAGAAAGCCGGCCAGCCCGTCGATTCCCGCGTCACCGTCACCATCCATTACGACCAGGCCAAAATGGCCGCCTCCTGGTAACGCTCCGCTGGAGGGACGACCTCCGTGTCGTCCGTTCCGTTTCCGATGTAGGCGGGCTTCCCTCACCCCGCGATTGACCGTTCCCGCCATGCCCGCCCCAAAATCGCGCACAAACCGCCTGTAGCCGCGCTTGTCAACGCGTGGCTCCGAGGTGGAACGCGCCTCCCCAGGCGCGTTGCTCGACGCGGCCCGCTTTCCTGCTAACCGCCCCTGCCGCTTCCGGTCATTGGTCATTGGAGAACACGCCGCCCCGGCGCGCTCTCCAGACTTCCCTCGCCTGCAAAAAGCCCCTTAGCGTCGCGCCGATGAAACGCCTCGCCTCGCTCGTCCTGCTCTTCGCTTTCGCCGCCGCGCTCGTCACGCCGCTCCTCGCCGCGACCACAGCCGCCCCAGCCAAGACCACCGACGCCTCCCCCGCCGGCGGCATCGCCACCGCCGTGACCACCCTCACCGGCATCGCCATCTCCCCGCTCCTCGGCACAGGCGGGTTTGGACTCTATAAATGGTACAAGGCCGAGACCGACGCCGAGAAGTCCGCCCTCCCTTGGTTCGCCAAACCCTCCTTCTTCCTCCCCGCTCTCCTCATCGCCGCCCTCTGCGCCCTCAAAGACACTTTCGGCGCCATGGTCCCTCCCGGCTTCAAAAAACCCCTCGATGTCCTGGAGACCG from Nibricoccus aquaticus includes:
- a CDS encoding energy transducer TonB; protein product: MRSLPSLLLSLTIAFGTTLTAQTPATDRIAAKSVRNTAPVYPYELLVQGKEGSAEIQFTIEYSGKAILASVVSATDPAFAKALLADIEANEFLPPRVNGQPKLAQAQLRYSFNSTAGLDPAARLILTELRKPMPGIPHADLLDKKPVPARQDQPVYPYSLLSDGVSGKAEIEVVIDRTGRVLFPRIVSATNDDIGYAAAAAVTRWRYLPGQKAGQPVDSRVTVTIHYDQAKMAASW